The Natrinema pellirubrum DSM 15624 region GCGCGCTCGCGCTCTCCTACGGCGGCGTCTTCGACGACGACTCGGCGGCCGCGGCGATGGACCTCGCACGACACGGCGTCGAGACGTCGTGGTGGACGCTGTTTTCCAAGGCGGCCTTCGCGGGCCTGATCGTCGCCGGCGTCGTCTGGATCGTCTATGCCTCTCGCGACACCATCTCGCGGCTGGTCGTCGTCTACATGGCCTTCCTCGCGATCCCGCTGGGCGACCTGTTCCACGTCGTCGTCTCCTTTACCGAGATGGTCTATCTGGTCCTGGCCGGCGAACTCGCCGTCCTGACCGGACTCTACGGGTTCGTCCTGCCGGTCCTGCTCGGGAACACCATCGGCGGGATCGTCCTCGTCACCGTCGTCAACTACTTCCAGACCAGCGAACACCGCCTCGAGTCGGCCCGGTTCGAAGGGGCCGACCGCCAACTCTCGATTCGGGAGTGGCTGTTCGGCAGCTATGCCGGCCGCTCGTACGTGCCGCTGATCGACACCGCGGAGGCCCACGCGAGCGAGAACGGCGATTACCGGGTCCTCGTCCCGATCGCCAACCCCCGCACGGAGTCGACGATCGTCGATCTGGCCTGCCGGCTCGCCAGCGGCCACGAGAACGCGACGGTTCATGCCGTCCACATCGTTCAGATGCCCGGCCGGTCGTCAATGCGGTACGGTGCGGGACAGACCGAACGGATCGTCTCCGAGTCCGAAGATCGGATGGAGACCGTCCGGCAGCGCGCAGCCTCCTACGACGTCGACTTCGAGACGTCGACGGTCGTCTCGCATCGCTCGTTCGAGGACGTCTTCGACACCGCGGAGCGGGAACGGGCCGATCTCGTGGTACTCGGCTGGGGCGACGACCGGCCCTGGGGCCAGGGCCGTGCCGAGGGCCGGATGAACGAACTGACCAGCAACCTGCCCTGTGACTTCCTCATTCTCAAGGACCGAGAGCTGGACACCTCCCGGATTCTGCTCCCGACCGCCGGCGGCCCGGACTCGGATCTAAGTGCCGAAGTCGCGCGTACGCTCCGGGACCACTCGGACGCCGAGATCACGCTGCAACACGTCGTCGCCAGCCCCGACGACCGGGAGCGCGGCGAGCAGTTCCTCGCCGAGTGGGCCGCCGAACGCGACCTCGAGGACGCCGAACTCGTCGTCGACGACTCCGGCAACGTCGAGCGAGAGATCTGTCGCCGGTCCCGGGACAACACGCTCATCCTCATCGGTGCGACCGAGGAGGGCGTGATCTCGCGGCTGATGAGCGACTCGCTGCACATGGACGTCGTCAACGAGGTCGACAGCTCGGTCCTGTTGGCCGAACGGCCAAGCGACCGCACCGTCATCCAGCGGCTGTTCGGGCACTGGTAGCTGACGGCGACGCCGCGCTCGCCGCTTCCTCGTGATGTGGTATCGTTTGACGCACCACGTACCGTTTTCCGGCCGGTTCTCGTAGCGCCGGTATGGAATACACCACCCTCGGGTCGACCGGCATGCAGGTCAGCCGCATCTGTCTGGGCTGTATGAGCTTCGGCTCGAGCGACTGGCGCGAGTGGGTCTTAGAGGACGACGCGAGCAAAGAGATCATCGACCGGGCGCTCGATCTGGGGATCAACTTCCTCGACACCGCGAACATGTACTCCCGGGGCGAGTCCGAGCGGATCCTCGGCGAGGCCCTCGAGGGCCGCCGCGACGAGGCGGTCGTCGCCACGAAGGGGTTCTTCCGGATGCGCGAGGACGACCCGAACTCGGGCGGGCTCTCGCGGAAGGCCATCGAACAGGAACTGGCAGCCAGCCGCGACCGGCTCGGGATGGAGACGATCGACCTCTATCAGCCCCACCGCTGGGATTACGACACGCCCGTCGAGACGACCCTGCGGGCGCTCGACGATGCCGTCCGTCGGGGCCACGTCCGCTACATCGGTGCCTCCTCGATGTGGGCCCACCAGTTCGCCGAGTCGCTGGGGACGAGCGACCGGCTCGGCCTCGAGCGGTTTCAGACGATGCAGAACCACTACAACCTCGTCTACCGCGAGGAAGAGCGGGAGACCCTACCGCTGTGTGACAAGGAAGACGTCGGTGTCATCCCGTGGTCGCCGATGGCTCGGGGCTATCTCACCCGCCCCCACGAGGAGATCGATGCAACGGCCCGCGGCGAGACCGAGGAGTACCTGTACGAACACCCCTACCGCGAAGGCGGCGGTCGAGAGATCAACGAGCGGGTCGCCGAGGTCGCCGCCGACAAGGGCGCGACGATGGCCCAGATCGCCCTCGCGTGGCTGCTCCACAAGGACTGGGTTGACGCACCGATCGTCGGTACCACCAGCGTCGAACATCTGGAGCAGGCGGTCGAAGCCCTCGAGATCGACCTCTCGGAGTCCGACATGGCCTACCTCGAGGAGCCCTACGAGCCGGTGCCGGTGTCCGGCCACCAGTAAGCGAGTGCCGTGCGACACGGCGCGCCGATGACGGGTTCGGGTGCCCCATCACTCCCGCGAACAGGAGCCGTCGTCGGTCGTATCGATACCTAACAGGTAGTTGCCGCCACAGAAGCGGGCCGTCGCGTTGAACAGCAGGCCCGCCGCCCCGACGGCCAGTACTGCCGCGGTCGCGCGGCGGCCGGCGACCAGCGCGGCGACGGCAACCGCAAGCACCCAGCTACCCAGGACGGCCCTGACGATTCGATCCAATCCGCCGACGTTTCGCTGCATACACGAGCGGAGGGGCTGCGAGGACGTATCGGTTCGGCCGAAAATATCGGCCCCGTTTATCCCTGCGGGCCGGCGCTGCGTTCGATCGTGGCCCCTGGGGCAATCGTTTTCAGCGTCTTGTTCGAAGGCTGACTCATGAAACGCGTTCGTATCACGCTCAATCCGCGAGGGGCGTACGCGCCGCCGATATACGAACGCCTCGCGGGCGGCGCGAACTACCTCGAGCGGACCCTGATCATCAACTGGAACGTCTCGTCCCCGCCGACGGGGTTCCTGTTCCGGCTCGAGGGCGAGTACCGGCGCTTTGAAGGCGAACTCGCGGAGAGTCCGATGGTCTCGGACTACGAGGTGCTGCCGATCACGGCTCGGGCGTGCTACTGCTTTCTCGAGGGAGAGGTCTCGGTCGCCGCGCGGGCGCTGTTCGAGAACTTCACTCGCGGGAGCCTCATGACGGTACCGCCGATCGAGTGCAACGACGACGGGACGAACACGTTCACCATCGTCGGGACGGAGACCGACATCCAGACCGCGGTCGACGGCGTCCCCGAGGGCGTCGGCGTGACCCTCGTGCAGGTCGGCGGAAAGCGAGTCGCCGCCG contains the following coding sequences:
- a CDS encoding formate/nitrite transporter family protein; protein product: MSDSDPPDRQRTNREPPGGGYRTDDSTEQEQVREAVERSRSGAPAVGAVVRDRFSSDEIFQRIVAAADEEVTSGGRELFFSGLAAGFAITITFLLYATLTASTDGHPILSKLLYPLGFIYIIIGGYQLYTENTLPPVALTLERLASIPALLRHWSIVLAGNFAGGALGALALSYGGVFDDDSAAAAMDLARHGVETSWWTLFSKAAFAGLIVAGVVWIVYASRDTISRLVVVYMAFLAIPLGDLFHVVVSFTEMVYLVLAGELAVLTGLYGFVLPVLLGNTIGGIVLVTVVNYFQTSEHRLESARFEGADRQLSIREWLFGSYAGRSYVPLIDTAEAHASENGDYRVLVPIANPRTESTIVDLACRLASGHENATVHAVHIVQMPGRSSMRYGAGQTERIVSESEDRMETVRQRAASYDVDFETSTVVSHRSFEDVFDTAERERADLVVLGWGDDRPWGQGRAEGRMNELTSNLPCDFLILKDRELDTSRILLPTAGGPDSDLSAEVARTLRDHSDAEITLQHVVASPDDRERGEQFLAEWAAERDLEDAELVVDDSGNVEREICRRSRDNTLILIGATEEGVISRLMSDSLHMDVVNEVDSSVLLAERPSDRTVIQRLFGHW
- a CDS encoding aldo/keto reductase, giving the protein MEYTTLGSTGMQVSRICLGCMSFGSSDWREWVLEDDASKEIIDRALDLGINFLDTANMYSRGESERILGEALEGRRDEAVVATKGFFRMREDDPNSGGLSRKAIEQELAASRDRLGMETIDLYQPHRWDYDTPVETTLRALDDAVRRGHVRYIGASSMWAHQFAESLGTSDRLGLERFQTMQNHYNLVYREEERETLPLCDKEDVGVIPWSPMARGYLTRPHEEIDATARGETEEYLYEHPYREGGGREINERVAEVAADKGATMAQIALAWLLHKDWVDAPIVGTTSVEHLEQAVEALEIDLSESDMAYLEEPYEPVPVSGHQ
- a CDS encoding YgaP family membrane protein, whose translation is MQRNVGGLDRIVRAVLGSWVLAVAVAALVAGRRATAAVLAVGAAGLLFNATARFCGGNYLLGIDTTDDGSCSRE
- a CDS encoding helix-turn-helix domain-containing protein; amino-acid sequence: MKRVRITLNPRGAYAPPIYERLAGGANYLERTLIINWNVSSPPTGFLFRLEGEYRRFEGELAESPMVSDYEVLPITARACYCFLEGEVSVAARALFENFTRGSLMTVPPIECNDDGTNTFTIVGTETDIQTAVDGVPEGVGVTLVQVGGKRVAADSVVGRLPPRQREAVETALELGYYDVPRDVTTEAVADELDCATATAAEHLQKAESTVMASLFGT